The following proteins come from a genomic window of Nocardiopsis sp. YSL2:
- a CDS encoding rhodanese-like domain-containing protein: MATEPALIPVIDAGLGNTTYLLELGGGRALVLDPERDLRQVRAEARQRGLTITHAVETHLHADFVSGVRAPDQSPEDIAWEAAKVGFDSLAGELEGGMEEWADRGATATVVLGRAEELVGQNRAAVLDIRQSPEFDAGHVPGAHHIELGALEENLARVPQGPLVVMCGHGERAMGAAGILLRAGRTGVRVLAGGPAEWSAASGGNPGAEE, from the coding sequence ATGGCGACCGAACCCGCACTCATCCCCGTCATCGATGCAGGCCTGGGCAACACCACGTACCTGCTCGAACTCGGCGGAGGCCGGGCGCTGGTGCTCGACCCGGAACGCGATCTGCGCCAGGTGCGGGCCGAAGCACGCCAGCGCGGCCTCACCATCACCCACGCGGTGGAGACACACCTGCACGCTGACTTCGTTTCCGGGGTCCGCGCTCCCGACCAGAGCCCCGAGGACATCGCCTGGGAGGCGGCCAAGGTCGGCTTCGACTCCCTGGCGGGGGAACTGGAAGGAGGCATGGAAGAGTGGGCGGACCGCGGCGCCACTGCCACGGTTGTGCTCGGCCGCGCCGAGGAGCTCGTCGGCCAGAACCGGGCCGCCGTACTCGACATCCGGCAGAGCCCCGAGTTCGACGCCGGCCACGTCCCCGGCGCGCACCACATCGAACTCGGCGCTCTGGAGGAGAACCTGGCACGCGTGCCGCAAGGACCCCTGGTGGTCATGTGCGGGCACGGCGAAAGGGCCATGGGCGCCGCCGGCATCCTCCTGCGGGCCGGACGAACCGGGGTCCGCGTCCTGGCCGGAGGACCCGCGGAATGGTCCGCGGCGTCCGGCGGGAATCCGGGGGCGGAGGAATGA
- a CDS encoding metalloregulator ArsR/SmtB family transcription factor gives MNEGTAQAKSGLYEAFARTGKALASGKRLELLDLLAQGERTVESLAKAAGLNLTTASAHLQTLKQAGIVATRREGVRIHYRLAGDDVARLFALLRKVAENHQAAVPTARDAYLGPGDSAEMTRDELGARAREGDVLVLDVRPIEEYRSGHIPGAVPIPVGELSDRIEELPRDTEIVVYCRGEYCVLAHQAVRLLLDRGRRAVRLHDGMLEWRLAALPVQVGEPA, from the coding sequence ATGAATGAGGGCACAGCTCAGGCCAAATCAGGGCTCTACGAGGCGTTCGCCCGCACGGGCAAGGCACTGGCCAGCGGAAAGCGACTGGAACTTCTCGACCTGCTGGCCCAGGGGGAGCGCACCGTCGAGTCGCTGGCCAAGGCCGCCGGGCTGAACCTCACCACTGCCTCGGCCCACCTGCAGACGCTCAAGCAGGCCGGTATCGTCGCCACCCGCCGGGAGGGCGTGCGCATCCACTACCGGCTCGCGGGCGATGACGTGGCGCGGCTCTTCGCCCTGCTGCGCAAGGTCGCCGAGAACCACCAGGCGGCGGTACCGACCGCCCGGGACGCCTACCTGGGCCCGGGGGACTCCGCCGAGATGACCCGCGATGAGCTGGGCGCCCGGGCGCGGGAAGGGGACGTCCTGGTCCTGGACGTGCGACCCATCGAGGAGTACCGGTCCGGGCACATCCCCGGTGCCGTGCCGATCCCCGTCGGTGAGCTGTCCGACCGGATCGAGGAACTGCCGCGGGACACCGAGATCGTGGTGTACTGCCGGGGCGAGTACTGCGTGCTCGCCCACCAGGCGGTCCGGCTGCTGCTCGACCGGGGGCGCCGCGCGGTCCGCCTGCACGACGGCATGCTGGAGTGGCGTTTGGCCGCACTTCCCGTGCAGGTCGGGGAGCCGGCGTGA
- a CDS encoding DUF2795 domain-containing protein: MVTRTEIADYLDGSFTTGGMTRTQIITAADEHGAPEPVLTALGLLPEGKYANLRTLWPHLAGIPRSE; the protein is encoded by the coding sequence TTGGTCACCCGAACAGAGATCGCGGACTACCTCGACGGTTCGTTCACCACAGGCGGGATGACCCGCACGCAGATCATCACCGCCGCCGACGAGCACGGGGCGCCCGAGCCCGTCCTGACCGCGCTCGGCCTTCTGCCCGAAGGCAAGTACGCGAACCTGCGTACCCTGTGGCCGCACCTGGCGGGCATCCCCCGCTCGGAGTAG
- a CDS encoding ion channel translates to MTKGSTGGLPWNRTFLLVEVVAVLALYYLLPLEEGAWQVVPRWALFALGAGLICWSVVHTARRQARVNPGELSPHVPVLLAVSGLTLFALADYALATAYPGEFEGLETRTDALYFALTTLATVGFGDIHAQGQYARALLLAQMSFNLVVIAGAVSLLTARLRARRHGGGR, encoded by the coding sequence ATGACGAAGGGCAGTACGGGGGGCCTCCCGTGGAACCGGACGTTCCTGCTGGTGGAGGTCGTGGCGGTCCTCGCCCTCTACTACCTCCTCCCGCTGGAGGAGGGCGCGTGGCAGGTCGTCCCGCGCTGGGCGCTGTTCGCCCTCGGCGCGGGTCTGATCTGCTGGTCGGTGGTCCACACGGCCCGGCGGCAGGCGCGTGTGAACCCCGGGGAGCTCTCACCGCACGTGCCGGTCCTGCTCGCCGTCTCGGGGCTCACCCTGTTCGCGCTCGCCGACTACGCCCTGGCCACCGCCTACCCCGGGGAGTTCGAGGGCCTGGAGACCCGGACCGACGCCCTCTACTTCGCGCTCACCACGCTGGCCACCGTCGGCTTCGGCGACATCCACGCCCAGGGGCAGTACGCCCGCGCCCTGCTGCTGGCCCAGATGTCGTTCAACCTGGTGGTCATCGCCGGTGCGGTGTCGCTGCTCACCGCGCGGCTGCGCGCCCGCCGCCACGGAGGCGGGCGCTGA
- a CDS encoding UBP-type zinc finger domain-containing protein, producing the protein MDDSASVIDPSAPPSGPGCRECLHGGGWWVHLRRCAACGHVGCCDSSPARHATQHFEETGHPVVQSFEPGEEWFFDFRSGQAGRGPVLAPPSSRPEDQPVPAPADRVPADWRDLIR; encoded by the coding sequence ATGGACGACTCCGCGAGTGTGATCGACCCGTCGGCCCCGCCGAGCGGCCCGGGCTGTCGGGAATGCCTGCACGGCGGTGGCTGGTGGGTCCACCTGCGCCGGTGCGCGGCGTGCGGCCACGTCGGCTGTTGCGACAGCTCACCGGCCCGGCACGCCACCCAGCACTTCGAGGAGACCGGGCACCCGGTCGTGCAGAGCTTCGAGCCGGGCGAGGAGTGGTTCTTCGACTTCCGTTCCGGCCAGGCGGGCCGGGGTCCGGTGCTGGCGCCGCCTTCCTCGCGGCCCGAGGACCAGCCGGTCCCCGCCCCCGCCGACCGGGTGCCGGCCGACTGGCGGGACCTGATCCGCTGA
- a CDS encoding MerR family transcriptional regulator, with amino-acid sequence MIHELAARAGVTSRTLRHYDRVGLLAPTRVGANGYRYYGPDAIARLQRVLLMRRLGMGLSAIGRVLSEEVDQEQGLQNHVAELEAERDRVDRRIRAVRHTLRALRSGAEPHMDVMLDGFNDRFEDEVVARWGEEAFRASNDWWHGKTLAEQRAWKQEVDDLVAAWIDTHRSGAGPASERARAMAARHVEWLSGIPGTPTAEGDRERSIAMVRGLGDLYVDDPAFTATYDGPEGAAFVRDALHQYARTAM; translated from the coding sequence ATGATCCACGAACTGGCGGCCAGGGCCGGCGTCACAAGCCGCACCCTGCGCCACTACGACCGCGTCGGTCTGTTGGCCCCCACCAGGGTGGGCGCCAACGGGTACCGCTACTACGGCCCCGACGCGATCGCCCGACTGCAGCGCGTCCTGCTGATGCGCCGACTCGGGATGGGTCTGTCGGCGATCGGGCGGGTCCTGTCGGAGGAGGTGGACCAGGAGCAGGGGCTCCAGAACCACGTCGCCGAGCTGGAGGCCGAGCGGGACCGCGTCGACCGGCGGATCCGGGCGGTGCGGCACACCCTGCGGGCCCTGCGGTCCGGGGCCGAGCCACACATGGACGTCATGCTGGACGGTTTCAACGACCGCTTCGAGGACGAGGTGGTCGCGCGCTGGGGCGAGGAGGCGTTCCGAGCCAGCAACGACTGGTGGCACGGCAAGACCCTGGCGGAGCAGCGCGCCTGGAAACAGGAGGTCGACGACCTCGTGGCCGCGTGGATCGACACCCACCGGTCCGGAGCCGGGCCGGCGTCGGAGCGCGCCCGGGCGATGGCCGCCCGGCACGTGGAGTGGCTGAGCGGGATCCCGGGGACCCCCACGGCGGAGGGCGACCGGGAGCGCTCGATCGCGATGGTGCGGGGCCTGGGCGACCTCTACGTCGACGACCCCGCGTTCACCGCCACCTACGACGGCCCGGAGGGCGCGGCCTTCGTCCGCGACGCGCTGCACCAGTACGCCCGCACCGCCATGTGA
- a CDS encoding DUF2268 domain-containing protein encodes MTITVPDTLSAMRDILRAPTADRAELLRSMLEPVRPMYRYAPGEVDPVDMHLRSAGFPLDRDEERCLDALETLAAADALGRMRRALDDGLAALTAAVPDLTVPDITVLFVLGDPADAVFMGPSLGVTGFGGIPGSIMITLWPFPENVARLEATAVHELHHNVRFGPGGVVWDPMTVAVGDHVVSEGLADAFARELYGDGLGRTRIGVPHLHDDAVFTKVVSGLDVTGMENFTSWVLGDTIAENVGGVPVGLPTGAGYSAGNRLADAYLAATGRTAAQAVRADSAKVVATALDHLGRPWSG; translated from the coding sequence ATGACGATCACCGTTCCCGACACCCTGTCGGCCATGCGCGATATCCTGCGGGCCCCAACCGCGGACCGCGCCGAACTGCTGCGGTCCATGCTGGAGCCGGTCCGGCCCATGTACCGCTACGCACCCGGGGAGGTCGACCCGGTGGACATGCACCTGCGGTCGGCCGGGTTCCCCCTCGACCGGGACGAGGAGAGGTGCCTGGACGCGCTGGAGACGCTGGCGGCGGCCGACGCCCTGGGCCGGATGCGGCGGGCCCTCGATGACGGGCTGGCCGCGTTGACGGCGGCGGTGCCGGATCTGACGGTCCCCGACATCACCGTGCTGTTCGTGCTCGGCGACCCGGCGGACGCCGTCTTCATGGGGCCCTCGCTCGGCGTGACCGGGTTCGGCGGGATCCCGGGCTCCATCATGATCACCCTCTGGCCCTTCCCCGAGAACGTGGCGCGCCTGGAGGCCACCGCTGTGCACGAGCTGCACCACAACGTGCGCTTCGGGCCGGGCGGGGTGGTGTGGGACCCGATGACCGTGGCGGTCGGAGACCACGTGGTCTCCGAGGGCCTGGCCGACGCCTTCGCCCGCGAGCTGTACGGTGACGGCCTCGGCCGCACCCGGATCGGGGTGCCCCACCTGCACGACGACGCGGTCTTCACCAAGGTGGTGTCCGGGCTCGACGTGACCGGGATGGAGAACTTCACGTCCTGGGTGCTCGGCGACACCATCGCCGAGAACGTCGGCGGCGTGCCGGTGGGCCTGCCGACGGGGGCCGGGTACTCCGCGGGCAACCGGCTGGCCGACGCCTACCTGGCCGCGACCGGACGGACCGCGGCCCAGGCCGTGCGCGCCGACAGCGCGAAGGTCGTCGCCACCGCACTGGACCACCTGGGCCGCCCGTGGAGTGGATGA
- a CDS encoding ABC transporter ATP-binding protein, translating to MAESAIRVEELEVTYPRADAPAVAGMSFDVAQGEVFGFLGPSGAGKSTTQNVLTRLLRRYRGDVRVLGRPLERWNADYFERVGVGFELPAGFGKLTVRENLAAFASLYRAPVDDLDALVASVDLADAAHRRLSELSKGMRMRLNLARALVNRPELLFLDEPTTGQDPVRAALLRDLIRAAADAGATVFLTTHDMATADLLCDRVAFVSRGRIAAVDTPRGFKLRHGRPGLVAEIRGQGRRELRVEELADDAELLALIRQGAVETLHTREATLDEVFATVTRETL from the coding sequence GTGGCCGAGTCAGCCATCCGCGTCGAGGAGCTGGAAGTCACCTATCCGCGCGCCGACGCGCCCGCGGTCGCGGGCATGTCCTTCGACGTCGCACAGGGGGAGGTCTTCGGGTTCCTGGGCCCCAGCGGTGCGGGCAAGTCCACCACCCAGAACGTGCTCACCCGGCTGCTGCGGCGCTACCGCGGCGACGTGCGGGTCCTGGGACGGCCCCTGGAGCGGTGGAACGCGGACTACTTCGAGCGGGTGGGCGTGGGCTTCGAGCTCCCCGCGGGGTTCGGCAAGCTCACCGTCCGCGAGAACCTGGCGGCCTTCGCCTCGCTCTACCGCGCCCCTGTCGACGACCTCGACGCGCTGGTGGCCTCCGTCGACCTCGCCGACGCCGCCCACCGGCGGCTCTCGGAGCTCTCCAAGGGCATGCGCATGCGCCTGAACCTGGCGCGCGCCCTGGTCAACCGGCCCGAGCTGCTGTTCCTGGACGAACCCACCACGGGGCAGGACCCCGTGCGCGCCGCGCTGCTCCGCGACCTCATCCGCGCCGCCGCCGACGCGGGCGCCACGGTCTTCCTCACCACGCACGACATGGCCACGGCCGACCTGCTGTGCGACCGGGTCGCCTTCGTCTCCCGGGGGCGCATCGCCGCGGTGGACACCCCGCGCGGCTTCAAACTGCGGCACGGCCGCCCGGGGCTCGTGGCCGAGATACGCGGTCAGGGACGGCGCGAGCTGCGGGTGGAGGAACTGGCCGACGACGCCGAGCTGCTCGCGCTCATCCGGCAGGGCGCCGTGGAGACCCTGCACACCCGAGAGGCCACCCTGGACGAGGTCTTCGCGACCGTGACACGGGAGACCCTGTGA
- a CDS encoding CoA transferase, whose protein sequence is MASEPDATTTRAWTAIGGSPDLTAKVSYRSAGEVLPAVLPVRELARATVGACSLAAAELLAGRNGGPVPGARVDEGAVATAFVSERHLLVDGRAPTPFAPLSGFWKAADGWVRTHANYPHHRARLLAALGIDTGGVRGGAGSGRKDDRGAVLVGRLTERIAELGAQEVQERVHAAGGLAVAVAPAPERGAGQGSTAHGLPLAEVAEIGSAGERRLPPAPLPAAGVRVLDLTRVIAGPVATRTLALLGADVLRVDPPGLPEDPDSHVDTGFGKRSTLVDLDSAEGRHAFADLLDAADVVVTGYRPGALDRCGLAPEALVSRRPGLVVAQLCAWGWSGSWSGRRGFDSLVQAARGVAAIEADPSDPAARPGALPAQALDHGTGYLLAAGVLRALTDRQADGRGRLLRFSLAGTADWLLHGIGPRPAGSGTYDAADWLTETPSPYGLLRHALPPVHYDGAPGDWTAPPTRWGTDPAVWS, encoded by the coding sequence ATGGCGAGCGAACCCGATGCGACGACAACCCGGGCGTGGACAGCGATCGGCGGGTCCCCGGACCTGACCGCGAAGGTCTCCTACCGGAGTGCGGGGGAGGTGCTCCCCGCCGTGCTGCCGGTGCGTGAGCTGGCTCGCGCGACGGTCGGGGCGTGCTCACTCGCCGCGGCCGAGCTGCTGGCCGGGCGCAACGGGGGGCCGGTCCCCGGCGCGAGGGTGGACGAGGGGGCCGTGGCCACCGCGTTCGTCAGTGAGCGGCACCTGCTGGTGGACGGCCGCGCGCCGACCCCCTTCGCGCCCCTGTCGGGCTTCTGGAAGGCCGCCGACGGCTGGGTGCGCACCCACGCGAACTACCCCCACCACCGCGCCCGGCTGCTGGCCGCGCTGGGCATCGACACCGGTGGTGTGCGCGGCGGTGCCGGGTCCGGGCGGAAGGACGACCGGGGGGCGGTGCTGGTCGGACGCCTCACCGAACGGATCGCCGAGCTCGGCGCACAGGAGGTCCAGGAGAGGGTCCACGCGGCCGGCGGCCTGGCCGTGGCCGTGGCGCCCGCGCCCGAACGCGGGGCCGGCCAGGGGTCCACTGCGCACGGCCTGCCCCTGGCCGAGGTCGCCGAGATCGGAAGCGCCGGGGAGCGGCGGTTGCCGCCGGCCCCGCTGCCCGCCGCCGGTGTCCGCGTCCTGGACCTGACCCGGGTCATCGCCGGACCGGTCGCCACCCGCACCCTCGCCCTGCTGGGGGCGGACGTGCTGCGCGTGGACCCGCCGGGCCTGCCGGAGGACCCCGACAGCCACGTCGACACCGGGTTCGGCAAGCGCTCCACCCTGGTGGACCTGGACTCCGCCGAGGGGCGGCACGCCTTCGCGGACCTGCTCGACGCGGCCGACGTGGTCGTGACCGGGTACCGGCCCGGTGCACTCGACCGGTGCGGTCTGGCGCCCGAGGCGCTGGTCTCCCGCCGGCCCGGTCTGGTCGTCGCCCAGCTGTGCGCCTGGGGGTGGTCCGGCTCCTGGTCCGGGCGCAGGGGATTCGACAGCCTCGTCCAGGCGGCCCGTGGTGTCGCGGCGATCGAGGCGGACCCCTCGGACCCCGCGGCCCGGCCGGGCGCCCTTCCGGCCCAGGCCCTGGACCACGGCACCGGCTACCTCCTGGCCGCGGGGGTCCTGCGGGCGCTCACCGACCGACAGGCCGACGGCCGGGGCCGCCTCCTGCGGTTCTCGCTGGCCGGGACCGCCGACTGGCTGCTGCACGGCATCGGTCCCCGGCCCGCCGGGAGCGGCACCTATGACGCCGCCGACTGGCTGACCGAGACCCCCTCCCCCTACGGCCTGCTCCGCCACGCGCTCCCACCGGTCCACTACGACGGCGCTCCCGGCGACTGGACCGCCCCTCCCACCCGCTGGGGCACCGACCCCGCCGTCTGGTCGTAG
- the ilvA gene encoding threonine ammonia-lyase IlvA, with amino-acid sequence MTTRPVPTPVTAAHVAEAAQRLAGVLAPTPLQRNERLSERYGLDVWFKREDQTPVRSYKVRGAYNVISALPAEQRERGVVCASAGNHAQGVAFACAALGVAARVYLPRTTPRQKRERVARLGGHRVEVVSHGDTYDEAAAAAREYAAESGTTLIPAFDDPRTIAGQGTVVREAVDQLGRAPDAVVVPVGGGGLLAGTLTWLREEHPGVVVIGAEPQGAASMALALDHGRPVPLEEVDPFVDGAAVRLVGEHTFAVADRCRPRLVAVPEGRICVEMLDLYQSDGIISEPAGALAPAALGPALGLPDGATVVCLLSGGNNDVSRYADIVERALLFEDRKHYFLVEFPQEPGALRRFLDDVLGPDDDITLFEYVKRSNRETGPALVGVELGAPEDLEPLLKRMASAPHRIERVSPDSPLFSFLL; translated from the coding sequence GTGACGACACGTCCAGTTCCGACCCCGGTGACCGCCGCCCATGTGGCCGAGGCGGCCCAGAGGCTCGCCGGAGTCCTGGCGCCGACGCCCCTGCAGCGCAACGAGCGCCTGTCCGAGCGGTACGGGCTCGACGTGTGGTTCAAACGCGAGGACCAGACCCCGGTGCGGTCCTACAAGGTGCGCGGAGCCTACAACGTCATCAGCGCGCTCCCAGCCGAGCAGCGCGAGCGCGGTGTGGTCTGCGCGAGCGCGGGCAACCACGCCCAGGGGGTGGCCTTCGCGTGCGCCGCCCTCGGTGTCGCGGCCCGCGTGTACCTTCCGCGGACCACGCCGCGGCAGAAGCGCGAACGCGTGGCACGCCTGGGCGGACACCGCGTCGAGGTGGTCTCGCACGGCGACACCTACGACGAGGCGGCCGCGGCCGCACGCGAGTACGCGGCCGAGAGCGGTACGACCCTGATCCCCGCGTTCGACGACCCGCGCACGATCGCCGGCCAGGGGACCGTCGTCCGGGAGGCCGTCGACCAGCTCGGGCGCGCCCCCGACGCCGTGGTGGTGCCGGTCGGCGGCGGCGGCCTCCTGGCCGGGACGCTCACCTGGCTCCGGGAGGAGCACCCCGGCGTCGTGGTCATCGGCGCGGAGCCGCAGGGCGCCGCGAGCATGGCGCTGGCGCTGGACCACGGGCGCCCGGTCCCGCTGGAGGAGGTCGACCCGTTCGTGGACGGTGCCGCCGTCCGGTTGGTCGGGGAGCACACCTTCGCGGTCGCCGACCGGTGCCGCCCCCGGCTGGTCGCCGTCCCCGAGGGGAGGATCTGCGTGGAGATGCTCGACCTGTACCAGAGCGACGGGATCATCAGCGAGCCCGCGGGCGCGCTGGCCCCCGCCGCGCTCGGCCCCGCTCTGGGCCTGCCCGACGGCGCGACCGTCGTGTGCCTGCTCTCCGGAGGCAACAACGACGTCAGCCGGTACGCCGACATCGTCGAGCGGGCACTGCTGTTCGAGGACCGCAAGCACTACTTCCTCGTCGAGTTCCCGCAGGAGCCGGGCGCGCTGCGCCGCTTCCTCGACGACGTGCTGGGGCCGGACGACGACATCACACTGTTCGAGTACGTCAAGCGCAGCAACCGCGAGACGGGGCCGGCCCTGGTCGGCGTCGAACTGGGCGCGCCGGAGGACCTGGAGCCGCTGCTCAAGCGGATGGCGTCGGCCCCGCACCGGATCGAACGGGTCTCCCCGGACAGCCCCCTGTTCAGCTTCCTGCTGTGA
- a CDS encoding type I-E CRISPR-associated protein Cas6/Cse3/CasE — MYLARIKLDPKRSAGMEQWAAMGKAVRRAVDPDPASDARVLWARTSPATLVVSSDTAPAWGKVPGAVAATIHPMPRHPEGETIRWELISAPTGQRAPESAEGDARPRGKRVPLPEEEFEDWLDGKFGDAVAVTSAKWKHLGGRPARYHFTGTAEVRDSDALQELCLSGIGAGTATGAGLLLTAPLAAE, encoded by the coding sequence TTGTACCTGGCCCGTATCAAGCTCGACCCCAAGCGCAGCGCCGGCATGGAACAGTGGGCGGCCATGGGGAAGGCCGTACGCAGGGCGGTCGACCCCGACCCCGCGTCCGACGCCCGCGTCCTGTGGGCGCGCACCTCGCCCGCCACACTGGTGGTCAGCTCCGACACCGCTCCCGCCTGGGGCAAGGTCCCCGGCGCGGTCGCCGCCACGATCCACCCGATGCCGCGCCACCCCGAGGGCGAGACGATCCGGTGGGAGCTCATCTCCGCGCCCACGGGTCAGCGCGCACCGGAGTCCGCCGAGGGGGACGCGCGCCCGCGCGGCAAGCGCGTCCCCCTGCCGGAGGAGGAGTTCGAGGACTGGCTGGACGGCAAGTTCGGCGACGCCGTGGCCGTGACCTCGGCGAAGTGGAAGCACCTGGGCGGCCGGCCCGCCCGGTACCACTTCACCGGGACGGCCGAGGTGCGCGACAGCGACGCCCTGCAGGAGCTGTGCCTGTCCGGCATCGGAGCCGGCACGGCCACCGGAGCCGGCCTGCTCCTCACCGCCCCGCTGGCAGCGGAGTAG
- a CDS encoding heavy metal translocating P-type ATPase, producing the protein MSPSATAPARAPSPRGAVRPPSLLRTGLRLAEVRWALAALLLFLAGWTAQLLGAPAWLWWALFLACYATGGWEPALTGLRAARERALDVDLLMIVAAIAAAAIGQVFDGALLIVIFATSGALEAVVTQRTADSVSALLTLAPERAVRLRTSPGGEHEETVDTGELQVDDTILVRPGERVGADGTVLDGRSEVDQQAITGESVPIPRGEGDEVLSGTINGTGALRVRVDRPAGESVIARIVTLVEEASATKAETQLFIERVEQRYSVLVVAATLLVLAVPLLLGADFEAALLRAIVFMIVASPCAVVLSTMPPLLAAIANAGRHGVLVKSATVMEQIGRTDVVAFDKTGTLTRGEPRVTEVVPEPGRTAAEVLGLAAAVERYSEHPLADAIRARADEDGVDRLVARDFASLPGVGVSANVDGARVRVERAPTEPGGPASTRVVVSVDGRTTGRIVLADALRAEAARTVAEVGALTGGPVHLLTGDNPATAAGIARATGITRVRADLLPQDKAAAVKEMEDAGSRVLLVGDGVNDAPAMAAATTGVAMGRRGSDLALDTADAIIVRDDLSTLPRLTALSRRARRFVVANLCVAGTFIAVLVTWDLVGTLPLALAVAGHEGSTVVVALNGLRLLRARAWER; encoded by the coding sequence ATGAGCCCCTCCGCCACCGCCCCCGCCCGCGCACCCTCCCCTCGCGGCGCGGTGCGACCGCCCTCCCTGCTCCGGACCGGCCTGCGCCTGGCCGAGGTGCGCTGGGCCCTGGCCGCGCTACTGCTGTTCCTCGCGGGCTGGACCGCCCAACTGCTCGGCGCGCCCGCATGGCTCTGGTGGGCCCTGTTCCTCGCCTGCTACGCCACGGGCGGCTGGGAACCCGCCCTCACCGGACTGCGCGCCGCACGGGAGCGCGCCCTGGACGTGGACCTGCTGATGATCGTGGCCGCGATCGCCGCCGCCGCCATCGGCCAGGTCTTCGACGGGGCCCTGCTCATCGTCATCTTCGCCACGTCCGGCGCCCTGGAGGCCGTGGTCACCCAGCGCACGGCCGACTCCGTCAGTGCGCTGCTCACCCTGGCCCCCGAGCGCGCCGTCCGACTGCGCACCTCCCCCGGCGGTGAGCACGAGGAGACCGTCGACACCGGCGAACTCCAGGTGGACGACACGATCCTGGTCCGCCCGGGCGAACGCGTGGGCGCCGACGGCACGGTCCTGGACGGCCGCAGCGAGGTCGACCAGCAGGCCATCACCGGGGAGTCGGTCCCGATCCCCCGCGGCGAGGGCGACGAGGTGCTCTCGGGCACCATCAACGGCACCGGGGCCCTGCGCGTGCGCGTGGACCGCCCGGCCGGGGAGTCGGTGATCGCGCGCATCGTGACGCTGGTGGAGGAGGCCTCGGCCACCAAGGCCGAGACCCAGCTGTTCATCGAGCGCGTCGAACAGCGCTACTCCGTCCTCGTGGTCGCGGCCACCCTGCTCGTCCTGGCCGTCCCCCTCCTGCTGGGCGCGGACTTCGAGGCCGCGCTGCTGCGCGCCATCGTGTTCATGATCGTGGCCTCCCCCTGCGCGGTGGTGCTGTCGACCATGCCGCCCCTGCTGGCCGCCATCGCCAACGCCGGTCGCCACGGTGTGCTGGTCAAGTCGGCCACCGTGATGGAACAGATCGGCCGGACCGACGTGGTGGCCTTCGACAAGACCGGCACCCTGACGCGGGGCGAGCCCCGGGTGACCGAGGTGGTCCCCGAACCGGGCCGGACCGCGGCGGAGGTCCTGGGGCTGGCCGCGGCCGTGGAGCGCTACAGCGAGCATCCGCTGGCCGACGCCATCCGCGCCCGCGCCGACGAGGACGGTGTCGACCGGCTCGTGGCACGGGACTTCGCTTCCCTGCCCGGGGTCGGGGTGAGCGCGAACGTGGACGGTGCCCGCGTCCGGGTCGAACGGGCCCCCACGGAACCGGGCGGACCGGCGAGCACGCGGGTCGTCGTCTCCGTGGACGGGCGGACGACGGGGCGGATCGTCCTCGCCGACGCCCTGCGCGCGGAGGCCGCCCGGACGGTGGCGGAGGTCGGCGCGCTCACCGGCGGGCCGGTCCACCTGCTCACCGGGGACAACCCGGCCACCGCGGCCGGCATCGCCCGGGCCACGGGCATCACCCGCGTGCGCGCCGACCTGCTGCCCCAGGACAAGGCCGCGGCGGTCAAGGAGATGGAGGACGCGGGCAGCCGGGTCCTCCTGGTGGGCGACGGGGTCAACGACGCGCCCGCGATGGCGGCCGCGACCACCGGTGTGGCCATGGGCCGGCGCGGTTCGGACCTGGCGCTGGACACCGCCGACGCCATCATCGTGCGCGACGACCTGTCGACCCTGCCCCGGTTGACCGCGCTGTCCCGGCGGGCGCGCCGGTTCGTGGTCGCCAACCTGTGCGTGGCGGGAACGTTCATCGCGGTGCTGGTGACCTGGGACCTGGTCGGCACCCTGCCGCTGGCCCTGGCGGTGGCCGGGCACGAGGGCTCGACGGTCGTCGTGGCCCTCAACGGGCTGCGCCTGCTGCGCGCACGCGCCTGGGAGCGGTGA